One window of the Sparus aurata chromosome 7, fSpaAur1.1, whole genome shotgun sequence genome contains the following:
- the nkain4 gene encoding sodium/potassium-transporting ATPase subunit beta-1-interacting protein 4 isoform X1, giving the protein MGCCSGRCTLIFICTLQLVLALERQVFDFLGYQWAPILANFFHIIIVILGLFGTIQYRPRYIVVYTVWAALWVAWNVFIICFYLDVGGLSKDSDLLTFNISAHHSWWSEHGPGCVRREMPQAPGVRTTESHSYITVMGCLMDYQYIEVVHSGTQILVALLGFVYACYVVSAITEEEDSFDFIGGFDPFPLYHVNEKPSHLLLKPMYLST; this is encoded by the exons GTGTTGGCTTTAGAGAGGCAAGTCTTCGACTTCCTGGGCTACCAGTGGGCCCCGATCCTCGCCAACTTCTTCcacatcatcatcgtcatcctcGGCCTCTTCGGCACCATCCAGTACCGGCCGCGCTACATCGTGGTG TATACAGTATGGGCCGCTCTGTGGGTGGCCTGGAACGTCTTCATCATCTGCTTCTACCTGGACGTAGGAGGGCTGTCCAAG GACAGCGACCTGCTGACATTTAACATCTCAGCCCATCACTCCTGGTGGAGCGAGCACGGGCCGGGCTGCGTGAGGAGAGAGATGCCGCAGGCTCCGGGGGTCCGCACCACAGAGAGCCACTCCTACATCACCGTCATGGGCTGCCTCATGGACTACCAGTACATCGAGGTCGTGCACAGCGGCACACAGATTCTCGTTGCT CTCCTGGGCTTCGTCTACGCCTGTTATGTTGTCAGCGCTATCaccgaggaggaggacagcT TTGATTTTATTGGTGGATTTGACCCATTCCCACTCTACCATGTCAATGAGAAACCATCTCATCTCCTCTTAAAGCCCATGTACCT
- the nkain4 gene encoding sodium/potassium-transporting ATPase subunit beta-1-interacting protein 4 isoform X2, which translates to MGCCSGRCTLIFICTLQLVLALERQVFDFLGYQWAPILANFFHIIIVILGLFGTIQYRPRYIVVYTVWAALWVAWNVFIICFYLDVGGLSKDSDLLTFNISAHHSWWSEHGPGCVRREMPQAPGVRTTESHSYITVMGCLMDYQYIEVVHSGTQILVALLGFVYACYVVSAITEEEDSFDFIGGFDPFPLYHVNEKPSHLLLKPMYL; encoded by the exons GTGTTGGCTTTAGAGAGGCAAGTCTTCGACTTCCTGGGCTACCAGTGGGCCCCGATCCTCGCCAACTTCTTCcacatcatcatcgtcatcctcGGCCTCTTCGGCACCATCCAGTACCGGCCGCGCTACATCGTGGTG TATACAGTATGGGCCGCTCTGTGGGTGGCCTGGAACGTCTTCATCATCTGCTTCTACCTGGACGTAGGAGGGCTGTCCAAG GACAGCGACCTGCTGACATTTAACATCTCAGCCCATCACTCCTGGTGGAGCGAGCACGGGCCGGGCTGCGTGAGGAGAGAGATGCCGCAGGCTCCGGGGGTCCGCACCACAGAGAGCCACTCCTACATCACCGTCATGGGCTGCCTCATGGACTACCAGTACATCGAGGTCGTGCACAGCGGCACACAGATTCTCGTTGCT CTCCTGGGCTTCGTCTACGCCTGTTATGTTGTCAGCGCTATCaccgaggaggaggacagcT TTGATTTTATTGGTGGATTTGACCCATTCCCACTCTACCATGTCAATGAGAAACCATCTCATCTCCTCTTAAAGCCCATGTACCTGTAA